Proteins encoded by one window of Sediminicoccus rosea:
- a CDS encoding TRAP transporter small permease subunit: MADDIDMAALDAAAAPQPFDPVRMILDGLAAIGTIWTFGLMLLICADVIGRSFLNAPITGVAEIAAHSVVGIVFLQIGSTIYHRRMTRADFLIERILRWAPGLGRVLEALFYLIGAAVMFFVAQAAWPGMWNSLNLREFFGVQGLFTVPTWPFRGLIVLGGGAGCLAYLVLFLHEMRRMLPRHG; this comes from the coding sequence ATGGCAGATGACATCGACATGGCGGCGCTCGACGCCGCCGCCGCCCCGCAGCCCTTCGATCCGGTCCGGATGATCCTCGATGGCCTGGCCGCCATCGGCACCATCTGGACCTTCGGCCTGATGCTGCTGATCTGCGCGGACGTGATCGGCCGCTCCTTCCTCAACGCGCCCATCACCGGCGTCGCCGAGATCGCGGCGCATTCGGTGGTGGGCATCGTGTTTCTTCAGATCGGCTCCACCATCTACCACCGCCGCATGACGCGGGCCGACTTCCTGATCGAGCGCATCCTGCGCTGGGCGCCGGGCCTTGGCCGCGTGCTGGAGGCGCTGTTCTACCTGATCGGCGCGGCGGTGATGTTCTTCGTGGCGCAGGCGGCCTGGCCGGGCATGTGGAACTCGCTGAACCTGCGTGAGTTCTTCGGCGTGCAGGGCCTCTTCACCGTGCCGACCTGGCCCTTCCGCGGCCTGATCGTGCTGGGTGGCGGCGCGGGCTGCCTCGCCTATCTCGTCCTCTTCCTCCACGAAATGCGCCGGATGCTGCCCCGCCATGGATGA
- a CDS encoding enoyl-CoA hydratase-related protein, producing MTEPPVLMSRDARGIVTATLNRPALGNAYNGEMLEALIDGLPQLAEDPLVRGLVIRGAGKHFQAGADINWLSEAAAAPPEQAFAASMLTTRAMQRLNEFPKPSFAVIHGACFGGGTGIACCVDVALATTAASFGISEVRVGVAPTPISTHMVHAMGLRHARRYAITGERFGPEEAMRIGLVHEVHAPEAIEARLEEIIGAMLLSSPAGIATTKTSLLESNGLMLSEHQMAALAHESWMQRAGAEGREGLAAFREKRKPRWAP from the coding sequence ATGACCGAACCGCCCGTCCTGATGAGCCGCGATGCGCGCGGCATCGTCACCGCCACACTGAACCGCCCCGCTCTGGGCAATGCCTATAATGGCGAGATGCTGGAGGCGTTGATCGACGGCCTGCCGCAGCTCGCCGAAGACCCCCTCGTGCGCGGCCTCGTCATCCGCGGGGCGGGCAAGCATTTCCAGGCGGGTGCGGACATCAACTGGCTGAGCGAGGCCGCCGCCGCGCCGCCCGAACAGGCCTTCGCCGCCTCGATGCTGACGACGCGCGCCATGCAGCGCCTCAATGAATTCCCGAAGCCGAGCTTCGCCGTGATCCATGGCGCCTGCTTCGGCGGCGGCACCGGCATCGCCTGCTGCGTGGATGTGGCGCTGGCCACCACCGCCGCCAGCTTCGGCATCTCCGAGGTGCGCGTGGGCGTCGCCCCCACGCCGATCTCCACGCACATGGTGCACGCCATGGGCCTGCGCCACGCCAGGCGCTACGCCATCACCGGCGAGCGCTTCGGGCCGGAGGAAGCCATGCGCATCGGCCTGGTGCATGAGGTGCACGCGCCGGAGGCGATCGAGGCGCGGCTGGAGGAGATCATCGGCGCCATGCTGCTCTCCTCGCCGGCCGGCATCGCCACGACCAAGACGAGCCTGCTGGAATCCAACGGCCTCATGCTGAGCGAGCACCAGATGGCCGCACTCGCCCATGAGAGCTGGATGCAGCGCGCGGGCGCCGAAGGCCGCGAGGGCCTCGCCGCCTTCCGGGAGAAGCGCAAGCCGCGCTGGGCGCCGTGA
- a CDS encoding DUF1194 domain-containing protein: MAISRRGVLVAPAVVAASPALAQEALDMLLVLAMDASGSIGEEEFRLQREGYAEALTHPQVIAAIRSKRRGAMGIAMIEWGSPGGSQTIVDWMRVSDLASAQALADALLAAPRTQQSYNAIGDAIHHASHLLREGPFTAEQLVIDVSGDGPDLRSLRPAPIARDIVVRRGMVVNALAIAVAGQVTRGGETLEEHYRRDVMGGPGAFVITAESRRDIARALRAKLIREMA; this comes from the coding sequence ATGGCCATCTCCCGCCGCGGCGTCCTCGTCGCCCCCGCCGTGGTCGCGGCATCGCCCGCCCTGGCGCAGGAGGCGCTGGACATGCTGCTGGTGCTGGCGATGGACGCATCCGGCTCGATCGGCGAGGAGGAGTTTCGCCTGCAGCGCGAGGGCTATGCCGAGGCGCTGACGCATCCGCAGGTGATCGCCGCCATCCGCAGCAAGCGGCGCGGCGCCATGGGCATCGCCATGATCGAATGGGGCAGCCCCGGCGGCTCGCAGACCATCGTCGACTGGATGCGGGTCAGCGACCTCGCCTCCGCCCAGGCACTGGCCGATGCGCTGCTCGCCGCCCCACGCACCCAGCAGAGCTACAACGCGATCGGCGATGCCATCCATCACGCGAGCCACCTGCTGCGCGAGGGGCCCTTCACGGCCGAGCAACTGGTGATTGACGTCTCGGGCGACGGGCCGGATTTGCGGAGCCTGCGCCCGGCGCCGATCGCGCGCGACATCGTGGTGCGGCGGGGCATGGTGGTGAATGCGCTGGCCATCGCCGTCGCCGGCCAGGTGACGCGCGGCGGCGAGACGCTGGAGGAGCATTACCGGCGCGATGTGATGGGCGGCCCCGGCGCCTTCGTGATCACCGCCGAGAGCCGTCGCGACATCGCCCGTGCGCTGCGCGCCAAGCTCATCCGCGAGATGGCCTGA
- a CDS encoding C4-dicarboxylate TRAP transporter substrate-binding protein, which produces MTTARRSLLMGASALPLFSIHARAQTALNVTIASSHPVANFWVAMMKNVFQPEVDKQLRDNGNTHRINWRESYGGTLYRFQDTMEAVRDNITDIGYVGTLWEGSTMPLQNVTYFTPFATGDHGVIANAFEGMNASVPAIRANWNGLNMVPLSSYITDTYHIWSNFPIRTLDDLRNRKISAPGTSANWLTGTGATPVDGALTTYYTDIQTGVSEGALSFFVGILPTRVHEVARFITKCDVGAMYVGGIAANRQRFERWPEPVRRAMTEAGKATTQAHIRDVSARIAVAEAEMVRQGAVISTLPEAERTRWIRGLPNLARTWADSSGPASRDVLTAYFAAIRGAGQTPGRDWDRELTA; this is translated from the coding sequence ATGACGACCGCTCGCCGCAGCCTGCTCATGGGCGCCTCCGCCCTGCCGCTCTTCTCCATCCATGCGAGGGCGCAGACCGCGCTCAACGTCACCATCGCCTCCAGCCATCCCGTCGCGAATTTCTGGGTGGCGATGATGAAGAACGTCTTCCAGCCGGAGGTGGACAAGCAACTGCGTGACAACGGCAACACGCACCGCATCAACTGGCGCGAATCCTATGGTGGCACGCTCTACCGCTTCCAGGACACGATGGAGGCGGTGCGCGACAACATCACCGATATCGGCTATGTCGGCACGCTCTGGGAGGGCAGCACCATGCCCCTGCAGAACGTCACCTACTTCACCCCCTTCGCGACCGGCGACCATGGCGTCATCGCCAACGCCTTCGAGGGCATGAACGCGAGCGTGCCCGCGATCCGCGCGAACTGGAACGGGCTGAACATGGTGCCCCTCAGCTCCTACATCACGGACACCTACCACATCTGGTCCAACTTCCCGATCCGCACGCTGGACGATCTGCGCAACCGCAAGATCTCCGCGCCCGGCACCAGCGCCAACTGGCTGACCGGCACGGGGGCCACGCCCGTGGATGGCGCGCTGACCACCTACTACACCGACATCCAGACCGGCGTGTCCGAGGGCGCGCTCTCCTTCTTCGTCGGCATCCTACCGACGCGTGTGCATGAGGTCGCGCGCTTCATCACCAAATGCGACGTGGGTGCGATGTATGTGGGCGGCATCGCCGCCAACCGGCAGCGCTTCGAGCGCTGGCCCGAGCCGGTGCGCCGCGCCATGACCGAGGCTGGCAAGGCCACCACCCAGGCGCATATCCGCGACGTCTCGGCCCGCATCGCCGTGGCCGAGGCCGAGATGGTGCGCCAGGGCGCCGTCATCTCGACGCTGCCCGAGGCCGAGCGCACGCGCTGGATCCGCGGCCTGCCCAACCTGGCCCGCACCTGGGCGGACAGCTCGGGCCCCGCCTCGCGCGATGTTCTGACCGCCTATTTCGCGGCGATCCGTGGCGCCGGCCAGACGCCCGGCCGCGACTGGGACCGCGAACTGACCGCGTAA
- a CDS encoding intradiol ring-cleavage dioxygenase — protein sequence MRDFDETSITDAVLERLSATPDPRMRQVSQALVRHLHAFVREVEPSFEEWQAAIGFLTRTGQMCDDKRQEFILLSDTLGVSMLVDAINHRLPEGATPTTVLGPFYVENAPELPLGAEVAQAMKGERLHVSGQVKSAGGGPIAGAVVDIWHSDEDGFYDVQRPAEAEASLRARFRTDAEGRFHFWTLLPTSYPVPDDGPVGDLLRATGRHPMRPAHVHFMIAAPGHETLVTHVFVAGDPYLDSDAVFGVKQALIAEFPRAPEGHRVLAYDFALKSLG from the coding sequence ATGCGCGATTTCGACGAGACCAGCATCACGGACGCCGTGCTGGAGCGGCTCTCCGCCACGCCTGATCCGCGCATGCGGCAGGTGAGCCAGGCGCTGGTGCGCCACCTGCACGCCTTCGTGCGCGAGGTGGAGCCGAGCTTCGAGGAATGGCAGGCCGCCATCGGCTTCCTCACGCGCACCGGCCAGATGTGCGACGACAAGCGCCAGGAATTCATCCTGCTCTCCGACACGCTGGGCGTCTCCATGCTGGTGGATGCGATCAACCACCGGCTGCCGGAAGGCGCCACGCCCACCACCGTGCTCGGCCCCTTCTATGTGGAGAACGCGCCGGAGCTGCCGTTGGGGGCCGAGGTGGCGCAGGCCATGAAGGGCGAGCGGCTGCACGTCTCGGGCCAGGTGAAGAGTGCCGGTGGCGGGCCCATCGCCGGCGCCGTCGTGGACATCTGGCATTCGGACGAGGACGGATTCTACGACGTGCAGCGCCCGGCCGAAGCGGAGGCGAGCCTACGCGCGCGCTTCCGCACCGATGCGGAAGGGCGGTTCCATTTCTGGACGCTGCTGCCCACCTCCTACCCCGTGCCCGATGACGGGCCGGTGGGCGACCTGCTGCGCGCCACGGGACGCCATCCGATGCGCCCGGCCCATGTGCATTTCATGATCGCGGCGCCGGGGCATGAGACGCTGGTGACCCATGTCTTCGTCGCGGGCGACCCCTATCTGGACAGCGACGCGGTGTTCGGCGTGAAGCAGGCGCTCATCGCCGAGTTTCCGCGGGCCCCGGAGGGGCACCGCGTGCTGGCCTATGACTTCGCGCTGAAGTCGCTGGGCTGA
- a CDS encoding TRAP transporter large permease: protein MDDVTLGFTLIGLMVALIVIGLPIGITLISTGAIGVWLIRENPDLAFRFTALATYSGIQDYLFATIPLFVLMGLLVSISDVGKDTFDVAQNLLRRVKGGLGIATVGANAVFAAVTGVSIASAAVFTKVAVPEMVRHGYTMRFAAGTVAGSSILGMLIPPSLLMIVYGVLAEVSIGAMFIAGVIPGVIIALGFVVMIWVYAAFLPHRIMAHTESPALRDEPVMGTAEMLGKSVPILSLVVLILGGLYSGFFTPTEAGAVGAAGALLIALVRRRLDAKKFWRVLRETGLVSAAILFLLIAAGLYSRMLSMAGVPNAIGDFVEHLGLGPYGFLAAFVIVILLMGMILDSTSILLIMVPIGAPIAQAMGFDLIHFGIVTIIAVEMGLLTPPFGISVFTVKATLADPKVGIETIFAGALPFVAVMGVALVCIALFPVLSTALVR, encoded by the coding sequence ATGGATGACGTGACCCTCGGTTTCACGCTGATCGGGCTGATGGTGGCGCTGATCGTCATCGGCCTGCCCATCGGCATCACGCTGATCTCGACCGGCGCCATCGGCGTCTGGCTGATTCGCGAGAACCCGGACCTCGCCTTCCGCTTCACCGCACTCGCCACCTATTCCGGCATCCAGGACTACCTGTTCGCGACCATCCCGCTCTTCGTCCTGATGGGACTGCTCGTCAGCATCTCGGATGTCGGGAAGGACACGTTCGATGTCGCGCAGAACCTTTTGCGACGCGTGAAGGGCGGGCTCGGGATCGCGACGGTGGGCGCCAATGCGGTGTTCGCCGCGGTCACCGGCGTCTCCATCGCCTCGGCCGCCGTCTTCACCAAGGTGGCGGTGCCCGAGATGGTGCGCCACGGCTACACCATGCGCTTCGCAGCCGGCACGGTGGCGGGCAGCAGCATCCTCGGCATGCTCATCCCGCCCTCGCTCCTCATGATCGTCTATGGCGTGCTGGCCGAGGTCTCGATCGGCGCCATGTTCATCGCGGGCGTGATCCCGGGCGTGATCATCGCGCTCGGCTTCGTCGTGATGATCTGGGTCTACGCGGCCTTCCTTCCCCATCGCATCATGGCGCATACGGAAAGCCCCGCCCTGCGCGACGAGCCGGTGATGGGCACGGCGGAGATGCTCGGCAAATCCGTGCCCATCCTCTCGCTGGTCGTATTGATCCTGGGGGGGCTCTACAGCGGCTTCTTCACGCCGACCGAGGCGGGCGCGGTGGGCGCCGCCGGCGCGCTGCTGATCGCCCTGGTCCGCCGCCGGCTGGATGCGAAGAAGTTCTGGCGCGTGCTGCGGGAGACGGGCCTCGTCTCCGCCGCCATCCTCTTCCTGCTGATCGCGGCGGGGCTCTATTCGCGCATGCTCTCCATGGCCGGCGTGCCCAATGCCATCGGCGACTTCGTGGAGCATCTGGGCCTCGGCCCCTATGGCTTCCTCGCGGCCTTCGTCATCGTCATCCTGCTGATGGGCATGATCCTCGACAGCACCTCGATCCTGCTCATCATGGTGCCGATCGGCGCGCCCATCGCCCAGGCCATGGGGTTCGACCTGATCCACTTCGGCATCGTCACCATCATCGCGGTCGAGATGGGGCTGCTGACGCCGCCCTTCGGCATCTCGGTCTTCACCGTGAAGGCGACGCTGGCCGACCCCAAGGTCGGCATCGAGACCATCTTCGCGGGCGCCCTGCCCTTCGTCGCCGTGATGGGGGTGGCGCTGGTCTGCATCGCGCTCTTCCCCGTGCTCTCCACCGCGCTGGTGCGCTGA